Below is a genomic region from Armatimonadia bacterium.
ACACGGAACCGACCCGGTCTGAAGTGCCGCTCAGGGCTCCTGCGCGTAGAGGTAAGTGAAGCGGCAGTTCGGTGCGGCGTCCCCGTTGAGCATGAACTCGTCGGTGTCGTCGTCCTTCTGGAGGTTGTCCGCCCACTTGAAGTGCAGACGAACCGGCCGGGCTGCATCGGCCAGCCCAACCAGGTCGCGAGGAATCTGCACCATCAGTTCCTTCCCGTCAACCTTGAGCGGGACGTCGGTCTGCGGCTGCCAGCCCTGCGGCGTCCAGCGCTCCAGCACCGTGACTGTGGAGGACCGCACGGTCCGGTTCACCCGGTAGTCGAAGCCCTGCCAGCCTGTCTTCGGGTCACCGTCGGTATCCAGCCACAGCATCATCCAGCGCGGGTCCGTGCAGGGGCTGATTGCCTCGCGAGTCTGGGCGTAGAACCACAGGTTCGTGCGGTCGCGGGCGACCTTGAGGCTGACGAAGTCGTTGCGGCCTGTGTCGTTGGTGTAGCGCGTAGAGTTGTTGTAACCGGGATGGTCGCGATGAGCTTCGTCGCCGGCATCGTCGCGGAACTCGGGCGTGACGTCAGCCCACTGGTCGAAGCCTGCGCCCAGGTTGATAGTCTTCTCGGGGCCCGCGGCGGGTGGCTTGCGGACGCCCCTGTAGCGGCGGACGAAGGAGACCAACTGGTAGTAGTAGTCATCCCCGTGTCCGCCCTTCATGGGCTCCATGTCGCGGCTGTGCTCCTGGTCGAACTCGTCCACGAACATCACGGGGAGCTTCACTCCACCGAACTCCGGGAAGCGCCCAGCGATCCACTCGTTCCAGCCCGTGATGAACACAAAGCGCGGGTCCTCGTCGAGGGCGCGCTGTGCTTGCTCGTCGAAGTTGAGGCCCCAGCGCACGGCATCGGGTCGGGTATCCTCCGCACCGTTGTGGAAGCTGCGTCCCTTGGCGTTCACCTCGCTCATGGAGCCGAGACGGTTGCCCACGGCATTCTGCGCGACCCCGACCGACATCTGCTCCTTCTCGCCGCGCGAGTTCATGAAAGCGTGCTGCGGGTAGACCTCCAGCCAGCTCCACATATCCGGCCCCGTGGGGCCCTGGAAGTAGCTGGCCTGCGGCTTGCGGAAGGTGAAAAACTGGCGGAGCACGTGGCTCTCGTCGTCGGTGTAGGAGAGGCGCAGGTTGCGGTCACCTGTCGTCGGCTTCCCGTCGGCGAAGGCCTCGCCACCGGCAAAAGCCTCCGTGCTCTGCGTCCACCAGCCCACGGTTCCCACCGGCTGCGACATCTCCAGGTAGTAGGTAGCTCCTGCGGGCAAGGGCGGATCGAGCTTGAGTACCTGCCAGGCGTTGTCGGGAGTGTTCGAGAAGGTCCTGGTCGCGAGCTTCTCGCCACCAGGACCGTCGCGGTATATCGAGAGGGCCATACCAGCGCCAAGGCTCTCCCAGGTGGGGAAGCTGCCGCCGACTGCATCAACGGGGCGCTCGGCCCGGAAGCTCTGGCCCAGCGTATGGCCCGGCTCGAGTCGCGCCGGCGTGTCGTGCTGAGAGAAGCCGGCGCTCGCTGCGATCATGTTCGGGTCAGCCAGGATCAGGGGCTTGCCCTCCCAGCGGTACCACAGGTCGGAGTACAGGCCCGGCCCGTAGAGATCAGCGCACAACTCCTTCACGACCTTCGCCGGATTCCCAAAGGGGCACAGGAAGGCTACCTGGGGCGTCTTGCCACCCATGCGGCGGGCCTCGGCGAAGGTCCTGAGCAGCGCCATGTAGTAGGGCTTGTACGTGATCTGATTGGTTACGTCGAAGATGACCACATCGACGCCGGCGTCGGACAGCATCTGGGCATGGCGGCGCAGAACGTAGGCGTCGTCTGTCTGGTAGTAGCCGAAGATCGACTCGCCCCAGTGATGTGCCGCGTACTGCGGTCCCCAGAGCGGGCTGTCGGGCTTGCTCATAGCGTCCGGGTCCTGGGCGAGAATCCTCGTGACATCGTAGGGAGCCTTTGCGCTCGCGTGGGCACCCAGCCACAGGAAGTAGAAGATGCCCACCTGGCGGTCGGCCCGTGGAGCACCGCACTCCGCATAGCCGGGCACCGTTCGACCCAGGCCATCCGTGGCAGACCAGGTGTCGCTCTGCACATCACGCAACTGGGCTCCCGCGACCGAAGCCATGAGGAGCACCGGGACGATCAGCAGGCCTATACGCACGGGCTCACCTTCTTCTGAGGGTCATGCGTCGGCTTGCGGCGTCGCTGGCCGGTGGTCAATGGGTCTGGGCCCAGAGCTTCTGAAGGTACTGAAGGCTCCGGCCCAGGGAGTCCTTCTTCTGCTCCAGCGGAACGTGCTCGAAGGTGATCAGGTGCAGGTGCGGGCCACCGTCCGCCGGCAGTCGTCGTGCATACTCAGCAAAGGGCGAATCGCCGGTGCCGAGTTCGACTGAGTAGATCGGATGGGTGTGCCCGGCCGGAGGCTGCAGCAGATGGTCCTTCCACGCCACCACGGGTACGCGGTCGGCGTGGTCCTCCAGCAGCCGCCAGCCCTCCTGATGGAGGGTGGTCATGTGGCCGATGTTCAGCGCAATGCCCACTCGCGGCTCGGTGGTCAGGCGGAACAGCTCCTCGCAGTCGGCCACCGTCTCAAGGATGCCGCCGTAGTGGATGTCCGGCGCAATCCTGGTCCCTGCGGGCGATGCGTGCACGGCTTCGGTGAGGACCCTGGCCACGCGTTCGACGAGTTCCCGCTTCTCTGCCGCGGGCATCTGCGGCTGTGGTGCGGCTCCGGCATTGGGCAGCACGATGTTGGTCCCGAGGGCCTCGCCCCACTTCGCGAGGTCAGTGAGACCACGGATCGTGCCTGCCATCTCTGCCTCGTCGCCGACCTTCATTAGCCCCTGGTAGACGCAGGCGACGGTGAGACCAGCCTCCTCGACGACCTCCCGTACGAAGCCCAGGTCCGACTGCGCCAGGTCGAGCATCGCACCCGGCGGGTCGGGGTTCGCGGCGGTCAGGGCATGCTGGCCGGGCACGTGCATCAGCATGATGCCCGAGTAGCCCAGCTCGGCGGCCTCTGCGAGCACCTGGCGGAAGGACTTGACGGGCTGGCCCCACTCGGTCAGGGCATGGACGCTGGTGGCGAAGTTCACTGTTCGGCCCCTTGCTCTCGGAGTTTGCGGTACACGCTCTCACACAGGCGCATGGTGGGCACGGCATCGGCGATGGGCGACAGGTCCGGCTCGTCGCCGCGGACTGCAGCGAGGAAGCTGGCGACATCCTGGACGTAACCCAGCCAGCGTAGGTCGGCCAGCCGGTCGCCGGTGAAGACGCCGCGACGCAGGTACGTCTCGGAAGCGCCCGGTCGGCGGCAGCGCAGGTCGAAGTCATGACTGTACAGGACGTGTCCCTGGCTGCCGGTCATCTCGAAGTAGAAGAACTCCTGCGCCGCAGGCTGCTCGGAAGTGAAGTTGAGCGTGGCCACTGCCCCCGAAACCATGCGAGCCGCTACTACATAGGCACGCAGGCCTGAGACGGTGGCCACCTGCACTTCCACCTCCTCGACCTCACCGGCCAGATGACGAAGGGTGTCGTAGGCATGGCAGTGCTGGTCCATCACGGCGTCCTCGAGCGTCCGGCCCGAGACAAGACCGTAGCGGAGGATCGCCAGGGTCAGGGGACCGAAGTCCTCGGACATGAACTGCCGGGCTTGCCGGACGGCCTCGCTCTGACGCAGGTTGAAGCCGACATGGCAGACGACACCCGCTGCAGCAGCGAGGTCGGCAAGTTCCTGGGTCTGCTCGGCAGAAGGCGCCGGGGACTTCTGGAGGTAGAGTGGGAAGCCGGCCTGGAGGACCTGCCGACCGACCTCGTAGTGGACCTTCGGGCCGCCGACGCAGATCACCGCTTCGGGTTGCACCTCATCGAGCATGCGGCGGAAGTCGGTGTAGACGCGCTCGAAGCCGTACTGGGCGGATGCCAGTTGCGCCTTCTCCTCCGCCAGGTCACAGACCGCCGCGAGAGTAACCGGATGAGCGCGTAGCTGCGGGTACATGAAGCTCTTGGTGAAGCCACCGGCTCCGATATAGGCCAAACGCAGGGGCTGGTCAGATGCCATGACTGCCTCCATGAGGGTGCCACGCTATCGGCACGAACCTGCGCCACCTCGGCCGCCCCCGCTCGGCTGGGAGTTCGCTTCTGGAGACGCAGAGGCCTCCCCGGTGCTGACTCTTGGTCTACCCTCGGAAAGGGTCGGGCGTGCCCTGCGGCACGCCCGAAGTCGCTTCTGGAGGAGGTCAACCGGACCCCCTTACCGTGCGTCAGCTTGTCCTAAGCACCTGACACCAGGTGTCAGGTCTACTTGGCCGCTTCGACCTGCTGGACCAGGTAGTCGGCGATGACCGTCGCCATGAGCTCGTGGCCGGAGGGATTCGGATGCGCCATGTCGCCCATGTAGGGCAGGAGCTCCTCGCGCCCGATCTTCTTCATGGCAGCGCCGAGATCGAGGTAGCTGATATGCCAGGAGCCTGCCACGTCGCGCACAACCTGGGCGAAGTCGTCCATCATCACAAAGCGCGGACCGGCACCGGGAATCGTGGTGAGCGGCAGGATGGCGGTCTTGCCGCCGGTGACGGCACAGATGCGTCGGTAGTAGTCGTTGAGGGAGTCGGCGAACTGCTGGGCGGAGAAGAGGTTGCTCTTGTCGTTGTAGCCGTAGAGGGTGGTCACCAAGTCTGGGGCTGGTCCCTGGAAGTCTCGATTGACCCAGGCGCGGGCGTCGGTGACCTTGGCGCCGCCGACGGCACGGCTCTCCGCATAGACCTCATTGTAGCCGAGGCGCTGGCGGAGCTGGGCCTGGAGCAAGGTAGCATAGCGCTGAGCGTCGCGGTCAGGGAGGCCGGTGCCGGCGGTGATCGAGTCGCCCATGCACAGGATGTGGACGGGCTTCTTGTCGCGGAGCTTGGTGATGACGCTTGCGAGAGACGCCGGGGCGGGTGCCGCTGCAGGCTGTGGCGCGCTCTGCTCCAGGCGGACCTCATCGACCCAGTAGGTGTGCTTCGCGATCTGGGCGTTGTTGAAGGTGATGGTCCAGCGAGTGCCAAGCCGCAGCCACTGGACGCCACTGGGCGGAAGACCGCCGGGAGTGCCGATGGCGGTGAAAGCGCCTTCGGGAATCCAGTCGGCCCAGGGGACGTCGTACTTGCGCCACTCCGTGGAACTGAGGGGGAAGAAGTAGCAGTAGGAGTAGGACCTGTTGGAGCCATCTCCGAAGAGGGCGATACAGCCCCACTCCCTGGAGCCGTCGCCCTTCGCCCAGAAGCTGACGCCCTGGGCGGTATCAAAGGCCGCCGGCGGGTAGTTGTCGAGGATCCTGCCGCTGAGCTGTCCGGGCATGGTGACCTTGGCGCAGGCAGCGCCCTCATGGGCGTCGGTGGACCTCTCGACAACGGCGCCGCCGGTCGCCTGCCACTTGGATATGTCCTCGAGTCCGGTGAGGAGCGTCTGGGCTGCGCAGGGGACGACGAGCAGCGCCAGAAGGGCCAGAGTGGATAGAGTCAAACGCATAGGGTGCCTCCCGTGTTCTAGTTCGGGCTGTCGGATTGGCTGGACGCTTCGCTACCGGCTGCCGAGAGTCCTGCCCCGGAAGGGTGAGGCCGAGGCTAACGACCGGCGCCGCCGGACACCGGGACTGGGCTAGCGACGGCACTTGAACAGGCAGACGCCGGCGGCCCAGAGTTCGTGAGTCTCGGGGTTGTACCGCAGAGTCAAGGGCTTGCGGTAGGGCAGGTCGCCGGTGATCTCCTGCCAGGAGACGCCGCCGTCGTGGGTCTCGTACACGCCGCCGATCATCGCGTTGCCGTCCCAGGTCGTGGTGGCATACCACAGACGCTTCGGATCGGCCGGATCGGTCTCCAAGCCCACGGTCATCCGCGAGCCGTCGGTATACCTGGTGAGCTGCTTCCAGGTCTGGCCGTGGTCGGTGCTGCGCCACAGGTTCTGTCCCGGGCAGTAGACCGCGCCATCGGCGGCGACGTGGAGGTTGAAGATCCACTGCTCGCGGGTGAAGACGTTCTGCCAGGAGGCGCCGCCATCCTCGCTCCGGTACAGGCCTCCTCCAGCACCGCAGGCGCCCCAGAAGATACGTCTGGACTCCGTCGGGTCGACCGCCAGACCGAAGAACATGCGGCGACTTCCGGGCTGCCCCGGCAGGGCGCTCCAGGTCAGCCCGCCGTCCTCGGACTTGAAGACACCGCCACCGCTCTTGCCGGGAGAGGGATCACCGTCGATGCCGAGGTAGAGGACCTTCGGGTTCTGCGGATCGGCAGCCAGGGCTCGTGGGTAGCCGGTACCCCACATGGTGTTGGCAGTCGGCACCGTAGTGGGCAGGCCGGTCGCGGTGCGAGAGAAGGTCTTCCCGCCATCGTCGCTGAGAACCACGCGGTTCGGGCCGGGTGAGTCCCAGGGGCTGCAAGTGCTGACGATGTGATCGCCGCTCTTGCCGTCGGAGATCGCGAGTCGCCAGTAATGCCCGCTGAGTTCGACGTCCCACTTGATCGGCCATAGCTGACGCCAGTTACGGCCGTTGTCCTCGCTGACCATCACGCCCTCATCCATCGCCGAGGCGTAGGTGCGGCCCTTGTAGAAGCGCAGGTCGTAGACGCAGGAGATGTCGGCGCCGCGAACGCGCTCGGTCCAGGTGCGTCCTCCGTCCTCGCTGTGACAGGGACGCCAGTTCGCGGCGATGTAGAGCTCCTTCGGGTTGAGCGGATTGACGGCGAGGCTCTTGGGCGAGCTCAGGGGAGTCGTGGTGACGTAGTCCCTCGGTATGGTCGGGTTTGCTGACGGATCGGGCCGCAGTTGAGAGGAGGAGGTCCAGGTCTGGCCGCCGTCACTGGAGAAGCAGAAGACACCGTTCCAGCCGGAGGAGCCGATGACGTACACGTCGAGGGGACTGGCCGGGCTGACGGCAACCTCCTGGAGGGCGCAGTCCTTGGGAAGGCCCTGCGAGACGTCCTGCCAGGTCTCGCCCCCGTCCGTGGAGCGGCGAAGTCCATCCTTGCCGAAGGCGGCGTAGAAGACCCTGGGATCGGAGGGAGCGATTGCGACGCTCAGGGCCTTCTTCGGAGTGGGCAGCTCGCGCCAGGTCTCGCCGGCATCGCGGCTGAGGATGACACCGGCGTCGTCGGTGGCTGCCGCCACGAGGGACGGGTCCTTCTCCGCAACGCAGAGGGTGTAGATGGGACCGCTCTGCAGATCACCCATGCGGACGTTGCCATAGGTCGGGACCGACTTGCTCTTCGAGAACTCCTTCACCACGTGCTGATAGGGCGTCGTGGCTGGAGCCTCCTGGCCCTCCGGCGTCCGCCTGAAGGCGAAGTAGAAACGGGTGAACTTGCCGACCGAGGCCGTCTCCATGAGCGGGCCGACGCAGCCGAAGTCCATGCGGTTGAGGGTGCTCCAGTCGGGCGTCCCCTGGTAGGCCCTGGCTTTGTCGGGGTTCTTCTTCGCGTAGTCGGGATCGAGGACGAAGTCCTCGGCGCGGAGTATGACGTCGCCCCATTGAGTCTGGCCGAAGACCTCGCGTAGGTTGCGACTGCGGTACGCGGTGCCGTCGGCTGCTTTGAGCGTCAGGAAGCAGTCGCGGGGCAGGACACCGTCGGCCCTGAAGCTGAAGCCGAAGCCCATGCAGTCGGCCGAAGTCATGCCCGCGGGGAAGGTCAGGGGGAACCAGAAGCCGCCGAACCACTCCTGGTTGACCTTCCCGAACTGGACGCGGAGGGTCTCCGGTGGCTCCTGCTCCAGAGCCCGCTCGTAGACCGTGCGCCAGGTCTCGCCGCCGTCGGTGCTCTTGCAGACCCTTCCGGCAGGACTGGCGGCATAGACGACGCTGCTGTTGGTGGGGTCGACGGCGACGCAACGGACGCTGCGACCCTTCTCACCGGTGAGGCGCAGGCCTCTGGGGCCGGTGTTGGGGAGGAGACGCCAGCTCTCGCCGCCGTCGGTGCTCTTGCACAGACCGCCTGCCGTCGCAGCGTAGATGGTCTCGGGCGTGGACCGGTCCGTTGCGAGCGAGAAGACGCCGTAGTTCGCCAGCCCCTTGTTGAGGAGCCGCCAGTTGCGACCGTGGTCCTCGCTCTTGTAGACCCCGGCGACGTCGCCACCCAGGTACAGAACGCCATCTCGGGTCGGGTGGAAGGCCGCCGAGTAGTAGAAGCCGCCGCCACCCCAGCCTGCCCATTCCCAGCTAACGGCGGTCGGGGTTGCCGGCTGTGTGTCAGGGGCTGCAAGCGCCGTCAGGGCCAAGCCCAGGCCGACGGTGATGAAAGCGCCGAGGCGGTACAGGTGCATGGCGGATCACCTCTCCTTGTAGACTGACACGGGATGGTCAGAGCGTGGGATTGACAGGACTCCAGATCCTGATGCGGCGGTCAGAAGTCGTACGCTACGGATTCCTCGCCGGCGAGGAGGTCTCCTCTAGTCTGGAGGGCGCGGGTCCTGAGTGGTGAAGGCCGTCCCGCGGAAGCGGAAGGTGTGGTCACACCTCGGCGCGAAAGGCCCGACAACTACTGGCTCCTGGTTCCTTCGGAAGAGGGTGCGGATTGTATGGCTCATCCCTTTGGACGCCGGCACAGCTCGCTGACCTGTGAAGGACCTGCGCCCGCAGTCGTACTCCTGACTTGCCTTCTCGTGATCGGCCTCTCCCCAGTCGTCTCCACGGGGGCTGATGAGCAGATGAAGTGGTGCGGCGTCTGGGAGTGGAGCATGGATCACCGCAGCGAGGCGGGCCTGGTTGCCATCGCCGACGCCTGCCACAGCCTGGGGTTCAACGTCCTGATGATGGCTCCGCCTCGCAACCGGATTGCCTTCATGGCAGAGACTTGCCACGCACGTGGCATACGGCTGTACCTGTCCACGGTCTTCTCGGGTGGAGACCCCGCATGGCAGCAGGTCATGACGCCGGAGGAGCGGGCACGCAAGGACCAGCCGGTGCCCGCAACTCATCAGCACGGCGGAGAACCACGTGACCCCGGCGAGGTGTTCGAGAGCCCTGCGCCCTGCTGGAACCGCCCCGAGGTTCGCAGCTTCTTCCGCGAGAGAGTGCAGGAGTGGGCGAAGCTGCCGGTGGACGGGCTGGCCTTCGACTACATCGGCTACGCGAACTACCGCCGGTGCTACTGCCCCGTCTGCCAGGAGAAGCTCAGGGACTTTCTGCATGCTCATCCGAACCTGCCCTACGGGCGGGCGGCGGAGATCGTGGCCGAGGACACGCTGGTGAGCTTCACCAACGAGATGGCGGCTGCAGCGCGGGAAGTGCGGCCCGAGCTTGAGCTGACGATCCACGTCTACCCGTACTTCCGCCCGAACCCCTTCTATGGTAACCGCCTGGAGCTGGACACGGTGGGGCAGACCGTCTCGTGGTTCTTCCGCCCGCACTGGCCGCTGGAGAAGGTGCGCCGGCTCACGGAGAACCTCGTGGCCAGTCAGCACGAGTACGTGACCACTGCGACCGCGGCACCCTTCCTGGGGTTCTACGAGAATCCCCCTCGCGACTACCGGTCATCAGGGAGGATCGCGGCGGAGTTGGCGATCCTGCGGGACAGCGGCGCCGGTGCGCTGCAGATGGCCGAGTTGGGGAACCTGGTGCGCAAGCCCCGAGTCGCTGAGGCAGTGGCCCGAGCGCTTGGAGGAGACTATCACCGCACGCCTGCGGTGGGAGCGCAGCACTAAGGCGCCCGGACCGCATGCTGCCGGCCGCACCGAGTTGACGCCCTTTGCCGCAACGATTGGAAGCTGGAGAGTGGTAGCTGATGAAGCGTAACAGAGCCCTGCCCCTGCTGCTGATTGCCCTTTGGCTTGCGCTGTCCTGCGGTGCCTGGGCGCAACTGGCACCGGCACCGGAAGGTACCTTCACGGTTGCTGTCCTGCCGGACACCCAGAACTACTCCGCGACCCAGCCGGATATATATAACACGATTACACGCTGGATCGTCGATAGCAAGGAGACTCAGCGCATCGTCTTCGTCGCCCACACGGGTGACATCGTGGACAAGGCATCAGACGAGGCACAGTGGATCAACGCTCGACGGGCGATGGATACGATCCACGGTGTGATCCCCTACGGCCTCGGGGTCGGCAACCATGACATGCGCGCGGCCGATGGCGACAAGACGCTCTTCGAGAAGTACTTCGGCAAGGAACGCTACGCGAGCTTCGACTGGTACGGCGGCAGCCGGGACAACAACGGCAACAGCTATCAACTGTTCAGCGCCGAGGGCATGGACTTCATCGTCCTGCACCTGGAGTGCAACGCGCCGGACAAGGTCCTGGAGTGGGCCTCCGGCGTTCTGGAGGCTCACGCAGATCGGCACGCCATCATCGCTACCCACATGTGGGCCGGGCCTCTGCTACAGCCGAAGGACAATGCCGGGTTCCTGACCGATCCCAAGGGACGCATGCAGTGGAAGAAGTGCAACGGCAAGCTGGGCAACACCCCGCAGCAGATCTACGACAAACTGGTGTATCCGCACGCGAAGGTGTTCCTCGTTCTGTCCGGCGACCAGAGCCGCACGCAGTCCATGACCATCACCTCCACCGGGGCGCAGGGGAACACGATCCATGAGTTGATGTGTGACATCCGTGAGGGCTACATACGTCTGCTGCGCTTTGTTCCGAAGGAGAGTCGCCTTGAGGTCATGACCTACAGCCCGACGCTGGGTCACACGTGCCCGGGGACCAAGATCGTGCCAGAGCCGGAGAAGCACCAGTTCACACTGCGGCTGGACTTTGGTGCGTCCGCCAAGTGATGTCGGCGGTCTGCGCTGAGACGAAGTGAGAGTCACCGCCGCCGCGGAGAAGGTAGTGAGGTGCACAGTGTACAGGCAGATGACAGCGGCCCTTCTGCTCATGCTCCTGATGGTAGCGCCGGGGCCCTGTGAGCTCGCTCGACTGACCTTCCGGGCGGACCTTGACGGCAGCCTGGATTGCCAGGTCGGCTCCGGGAAGGCCGAAGTGAAGGGCACTGCGTCCTTCGCTGCCGGTCGTCACGGTCAGGCCTTTGTGGCGGACGGCTCGTGCGTTCTGAGCTACCCGACGGTGGGCAATTTGGACAAGGCTCGCGGGACGGTGACGATGTGGGTCTGCCCGCAGTGGGACGGGAACGATGGGAAGAGCCACAGCTTCCTGTCGGATGACCTGGACTTCAACAAGCCTGCGGACAACAACCTGCACCTGTGGAAGTGGGTGCTCAACGATGCGCTCCGATTGGACCTGCGCACCGATCCGCCGAGGGATGCCGAGTTCCGGGTGACCGGATGGCGGGCGGGAGAGTGGCACCACCTCGCGGCTGCCTGGGACTGCAAAACCGGCACGCGGCTCTTCGCGGACGGGAAGCTCGTGGCTACCCTGGGCCTGCAATGGGAACCGAAGCAGGCGAACCGGTTCCTCGTCGGCGCGAACTGGAAGGGAGAGTCGCCGGCGCAGGCTCTCATACAAGAGGTGAGGGTCTACGATGCGCCGCTGGATGCCGGGCAGGTGGCGAGAGTGGCCGACGGCAAGGACCTGCCGATCCTGCGGCCCAAGAGTCTGAGGGTGCCTGGAAGCCTTGAGATTGGCAGGCCCTTCGCTGTCACACTGGAAGGCACTGCGGAGACCAGTACGCCGGACGCGCTGCCGGTGGTGGTGAGTCTCGACGGGCTGCCGCTGCCGAGTGTGACGGGGCCGACCGAGGTCGCGCTGCAGAAGGGCGCTGCGAAGTACGGGCCGATCTCCTTCGTGCTGCCCGCCTACTACCATATGATGCCGGGGCGTCATGAGCTCACGGCGGAGGTGGCGGGTGCGAGTGTCACGGAGGCTGCACCGTGGAAGGCCGAGGTGCAGGTCACGCGAGCGCCCGAGTCGGCGGGACCGGTCGAGTGGCGATTCGAGCGGGGTAAGGTGCTGCGCGGCAAAGAAGTGTACCTGGAGCCCGGAGAGGGCATGGCCTTCTGGTTCGACGGGGCAGTTCGCCCGTATGATGAGGCCGGTCAGCGGCTCTGTGAGGGGTTGGTGGCCTCGGGGCGCATTGCCGATGTGGTGCCGTGCCGGCTGGTGGACGAGGTCAACTGCACCGCGACCGACCACAGCTTCCGCGAGTGGGGTACGTCGCAGGTGGCCTCGCTGGCGGACGGACGCCGGTATCGCATCACCGGCACGCGCAAGAGCGCGGAGGAACAGGCGGCCAAAAGCGGAGGCAAGACGCGGGTAGTGCCCGGTTTCCAGTATCGGTTGGAGGGTCTGAAGAGGCCAGTGCCGCACCTGCTCGTGATCGACACCCTCAACGATCGCGAGCGGGTTCTGGAGACCGCCATTGATGTGGCGCCGGGCAGCGCCATCACGCCGCTGCTGGCCACCAGTGGCGCCGGCAGTCACGACCTGATCAACCTGAACGTGACCTACACCGGGCGCGAGTACCCCTCGGACGGCAAGCCCTACCAGCAGGTCACGCTGTTCTACCCGAAGAGCGACGCGGTGACGGCGACGATCACGGACTCCCGCCGCGAGCTTCAGCAGGACGAGATGACGGGTGCGGCAGTCGCCAGGATTGCGGTCTATGAGGTCACAGCGGACCTGGGGCGGATTGCGGCCGGTGTGGAGAAGGGCGAGCGTAGCGTCAGCCTGTTCTACCCCTGGTGCAGCCCGCTCTACAACGAGTTCGGGTTCAGCGCCGGAACGCAGGGGTCACGACGAGCGTCGCTGGATGCCCTCGCCGACTACCTGCGATTCATGGGCTTCAGCAGGCTTGAGTTCCACCCGTACAAGTTCAGTCGTGGCGCTGACTTCGCCTCTGAGATCTTCGCCGGGTCGACTGGCAGTGATGTGCTGGAGGACACGCTGCCGGTGATGGCGGCGAAGGGGATCGAGGTCGTACCGCGGATCGACTCGATGGTCTTCTACCTGTCGGATGACGCCGGCAAGAACCTGTATGCCGACCCGGAGGCCTATCAGCTCACCCGCAAAGGTGAGACGATGAAGTTCTTCGGCGTGGTGCCGGATCCGCTTCACCCGCAGGTTCAGCAGCTCCTGCAGGACATGCTCTGCGAGCTGGCCCGCAAGACGAAGGGCTGGAGCAATGTGCCAGCCGTGGGATTCCGGGCGAACGGCAAGTTCGGGAACCTCTATGTGGGAAGCAACCGCGCCCACCCGCCGGAGGAGTCCGGGTACAGCGAGTTCGACATACGGGAGTTCGAGAAGGACTGCGGGGCGAAGGTCGGTGGGGCCGCGGGCGACGCTCAGAGCAGGTACGACTACCTCCGGGCCAACTGCTGGGACCAGTGGATCGCCTGGCGATGCCGGCGGATTCACGATCACTGGGTTCGTCTGGCGCAGGCCGTGCAGGCCGTCGATCCGACCAAGAAGCTGATTGTCTTCACCAAGATCCCGGGCAACGATCCGGGTGAGAAGCGGGACTGGGACAAGGCGCCTGTCGATCTGCTCGACCTGCACCGATACCACGGTTACGACCCCGCACTGTACCTGGGGGACAAGGGCCTTGCGCTCTCGCGGGTGATGGGCATCGACGGGGATCGGTACTGGCCGCAGCCCTGGAACAAGCGCTTCTTCTTCGAGCCCGAGCTCAGCGGGTTCTTCCAGTCCGCAGAGCCCAGCGGAGTGGAGTTGTACTATATCTACTGGGAGCTGCCCGATCACCCGCTCGGGTTCCGCGTCGGACCTGGCTCACCGCAGGGACGTGCCTTCTATGAGCCGATGACCCAT
It encodes:
- a CDS encoding sugar phosphate isomerase/epimerase translates to MNFATSVHALTEWGQPVKSFRQVLAEAAELGYSGIMLMHVPGQHALTAANPDPPGAMLDLAQSDLGFVREVVEEAGLTVACVYQGLMKVGDEAEMAGTIRGLTDLAKWGEALGTNIVLPNAGAAPQPQMPAAEKRELVERVARVLTEAVHASPAGTRIAPDIHYGGILETVADCEELFRLTTEPRVGIALNIGHMTTLHQEGWRLLEDHADRVPVVAWKDHLLQPPAGHTHPIYSVELGTGDSPFAEYARRLPADGGPHLHLITFEHVPLEQKKDSLGRSLQYLQKLWAQTH
- a CDS encoding Gfo/Idh/MocA family oxidoreductase → MASDQPLRLAYIGAGGFTKSFMYPQLRAHPVTLAAVCDLAEEKAQLASAQYGFERVYTDFRRMLDEVQPEAVICVGGPKVHYEVGRQVLQAGFPLYLQKSPAPSAEQTQELADLAAAAGVVCHVGFNLRQSEAVRQARQFMSEDFGPLTLAILRYGLVSGRTLEDAVMDQHCHAYDTLRHLAGEVEEVEVQVATVSGLRAYVVAARMVSGAVATLNFTSEQPAAQEFFYFEMTGSQGHVLYSHDFDLRCRRPGASETYLRRGVFTGDRLADLRWLGYVQDVASFLAAVRGDEPDLSPIADAVPTMRLCESVYRKLREQGAEQ
- a CDS encoding GDSL-type esterase/lipase family protein, which produces MRLTLSTLALLALLVVPCAAQTLLTGLEDISKWQATGGAVVERSTDAHEGAACAKVTMPGQLSGRILDNYPPAAFDTAQGVSFWAKGDGSREWGCIALFGDGSNRSYSYCYFFPLSSTEWRKYDVPWADWIPEGAFTAIGTPGGLPPSGVQWLRLGTRWTITFNNAQIAKHTYWVDEVRLEQSAPQPAAAPAPASLASVITKLRDKKPVHILCMGDSITAGTGLPDRDAQRYATLLQAQLRQRLGYNEVYAESRAVGGAKVTDARAWVNRDFQGPAPDLVTTLYGYNDKSNLFSAQQFADSLNDYYRRICAVTGGKTAILPLTTIPGAGPRFVMMDDFAQVVRDVAGSWHISYLDLGAAMKKIGREELLPYMGDMAHPNPSGHELMATVIADYLVQQVEAAK
- a CDS encoding metallophosphoesterase, with translation MKRNRALPLLLIALWLALSCGAWAQLAPAPEGTFTVAVLPDTQNYSATQPDIYNTITRWIVDSKETQRIVFVAHTGDIVDKASDEAQWINARRAMDTIHGVIPYGLGVGNHDMRAADGDKTLFEKYFGKERYASFDWYGGSRDNNGNSYQLFSAEGMDFIVLHLECNAPDKVLEWASGVLEAHADRHAIIATHMWAGPLLQPKDNAGFLTDPKGRMQWKKCNGKLGNTPQQIYDKLVYPHAKVFLVLSGDQSRTQSMTITSTGAQGNTIHELMCDIREGYIRLLRFVPKESRLEVMTYSPTLGHTCPGTKIVPEPEKHQFTLRLDFGASAK